In Vicinamibacteria bacterium, the following are encoded in one genomic region:
- the gatC gene encoding Asp-tRNA(Asn)/Glu-tRNA(Gln) amidotransferase subunit GatC: MGTTCDGVILLNAEHISMGRVDREHVKKLGELAHVSLTDEECSALTEELEVILAYAEQIQSVDTDGVSPIAHSALEPALRDDVPRPGLAREPVLEGAPDASEGLFKVPKVLP, encoded by the coding sequence ATGGGGACCACTTGCGATGGGGTTATACTACTCAACGCCGAGCACATCAGCATGGGTCGAGTCGATCGCGAGCACGTCAAGAAACTCGGGGAGCTGGCGCACGTTTCCCTAACCGACGAGGAATGCAGCGCGCTCACCGAGGAGCTCGAGGTCATCCTCGCCTACGCCGAGCAGATTCAGTCGGTCGACACCGACGGCGTGAGCCCGATCGCCCATTCGGCCCTCGAGCCGGCTCTTCGCGACGACGTTCCCCGTCCGGGCCTCGCCCGCGAGCCCGTGCTCGAGGGGGCTCCCGATGCGAGCGAAGGTCTCTTCAAGGTGCCCAAAGTGCTGCCGTGA